Proteins found in one Leguminivora glycinivorella isolate SPB_JAAS2020 chromosome 22, LegGlyc_1.1, whole genome shotgun sequence genomic segment:
- the LOC125237930 gene encoding V-type proton ATPase subunit G, with the protein MASQTQGIQQLLAAEKRAAEKVSEARKRKAKRLKQAKDEAQDEVEKYRQERERQFKEFEAKHMGTREGVAAKIDAETRVKIDEMNKMVKAQQDAVIQDILNLVYDIKPELHVNYRAK; encoded by the exons ATGGCGAGTCAGACCCAGGGGATCCAGCAATTGTTGGCTGCTGAGAAGAGGGCGGCAGAGAAAGTCTCAGAGGCGAGAAAGC GGAAAGCGAAACGCCTAAAGCAGGCTAAGGACGAGGCCCAGGATGAGGTGGAGAAGTACAGACAGGAGCGCGAGAGGCAGTTCAAAGAGTTCGAGGCCAAG CACATGGGCACTCGGGAGGGAGTGGCGGCCAAGATCGACGCCGAGACGCGGGTCAAAATCGACGAGATGAACAAAATGGTCAAGGCTCAGCAGGATGCG GTGATCCAAGATATCCTAAACCTGGTGTACGACATTAAACCAGAGCTGCACGTCAACTACCGTGCCAAGTAG